The genomic stretch CCTACCATCTAAAGTATCTACGTGTAAGCTAGAGTCCGGAAGAGGCTGCCGAAGCTTTGGGCCAAGTCAGATGCGTTTGCAGGTACGAATACCCAACATAGACATAAGCAAGCTAAGGGTGCTGTTGGATTTCAAGCCATCAAAGCGTATGATGCCTGATGTGACATAACTTGGCTTCCATGTCTCACAACTTTAGGGATAGCCTGCTAGCCATCGCTTATTAACATACCGCGGATAATTTTATCACTATTGGGTAGTATAGCAAGATATCTTTGCGCCGATGAAGGCGCGATAGTATACCTAGCAGAAGGGCTGTGTATTCAGCTCAGAAATTTCAAGTCACATAATAAATACCCTATATACTTTCTATATATGAGAAGGCGTGGATTTTATTTCACCAAATCTCAGCCAGGTCAATATTCCTCACAGAAGGACTTTAAATGTCTTAGCTCCATCACGTAAAAAAGCCATGTCTCAATTCCAACCTGCTGTCTCATAAGTGCACACTCTGCTTAGAAGAGGCGGGGTTCATAGTACGTTGATGAATGCGGGGAGCCGCTATTGTGTGCACAAGGCAGTAAAAACATTCCATTTTTGAGACAGTGTTACATCACCAACAAGAATAAAGCCGCAGTAGCACAGTCATAtgcattcttcttttaaacTCCCCTTTGCATGACTTCTTGTCTCAACAGACAGCAGTTCAAAGGCGCCAAATGTCGAGCATCTAGTCTAGGTAATTGTTGCTGGAAAACGATAGGGCGAGAGCGGGGTCCTGCGGGCGCAGCCGATCCTCGATGTCGCCTTAATGAAACAAAGAGCAGAGATAGCATGTAAGTAATGGAACATTATTAGAAGAGCCAAGTCCTTTAGAGCGGTAGGGCTGTACAATGAGGGTTAAAGGAACACGAATATATCAGACGTGATCCGGcaaatataaactaataatttCCCAAATCCGCACTGCAGCTCTAAAACTTATACTGTACATGTCCTCACGTCACCTCACCATTTGTGCCACGTTTCCTACTCAGACAATCAGACATACATGTAAGCACGCCACTAATACTTATAGTGCATCCATCGCTTATCGCAATACGCCTATAACTTTGGAATCAATTACACATTGCGTAAATAAATTTAACGCGTTAGTTAAAAGAGGGGGATAGCTAGCAATTCCTCCATCTGCCAGCCGAAGCTCTATCAAGGTCGCCGCATTGGCATAGCACATCTCGCTTTCATCAGTCGTCGCGATCGCAGACAAACTCGACTTACACAGATACACATAATGGAGGACTTTTCCAAATACCAGGATGTCTTTGGGCAACTCATGTTTCTCAAAACTTACACCCAAATCGTCTTCGGCTTTCCCACGCCAGAGCCGGTATCCGACGAAGCCATTACAGCAGACCTTGAAGCAGCGGCAAAGACGCTCACAGATGCATTCCCTTGGCTCTCGGGGCACGTTATCCGCGAAGGAGCCGCTCCAGGCAAAACCGGCCTCGCAAAAATCGTTCCATATGCTCCAGGGACTCGCCTCACTCCTGTGGTGGCCAAGGACTGTCGCAAGCTTTGTCCGTCGCTTCAGACAATCGTGGACGCAGGTGCGCCAATGTCGATGCTTGATGGCGAAATCTTGTCTTCGCGAGAGGGAATTCCCGTCGGGTACGATGAATCAATCGAGCCGGCTCCGGTGCTGCTCATCCAAGCCAACTTCATTGAAGGTGGTGTACTCGTCACATTCGCCGGCCAGCACAATATTGTCGACATGAACGGTCTAGCTCAGCTGATTCGGCTGTTCGCAAAGGCCTGCCGGGGCGAGTCATTTACGCAGCTTGAACTCGAGCAGGGAAATCGGGATCGTAGGAACGTCATTCGACTTTTGGCCCCAGATGAGCCAAAAACCGACATTGCTCCCTTTCGCGTTCAGGGTGACCATCCGGAGCCAGATGTGCCTTCGAAGTGGGTGTACTTTCACTTCCCTGGTTCGAGTCTAGCAGAACTCAAGAGTGTTGCTTCCATGCCAGGCTCCTGGGTCTCGACTGACGATGCTCTGTCTGCGCTGGTGTGTCAAAGGATCACGGCTGCGCGAATTCAGCGTCTTGGATCTGGTCAGCCTGGAGCAACTGCGACTTTCTGCCGCGCCATTAATTCGCGGCGCTACGTAGAGACGCGAGTCCCTCCAGAGTACATGGGTCACATGGTGTACTGCATCGACCGAAAATTACCActggatgatgctgcgggCGCCATGGATCTCTCAGTCCTCGCTGGAAAGTTCCGTGATGATCTTAAAAATCTGCAGCCCGTTGCAATCCACAGCTTTGTGACAGCATTATCAGAGACTGAAGACAAAGGTTCCCTGGTGTACGGAGCGACGCTGGATGCTTCCAAGTACGATGTCATGTTTTCAAGCTGGGCTGGACAGGGGCTATACCAGCAATCCTTTGGAAAGCTGGGGAACCCGCTAATAGCGAAAAGACACAGGTTCAAGCCCATGGAAGGTCTTATATACTTCATGCCTAGGACGGACGCTGGAGATATTGATGTGGCTGTATGCTTAAGAGAGGAGGATATTGATCGCTTAAGGGTGGATGAGGTCTTGACAAAATACGGAAGGTATATTGGCTGAGCATTGCCGAAAGGATAGATGTAAATATAGACGAGATACATGAATTAAAACTGGGAGAAATACAGGATTGGCAAGTTTCGGGACGATTCAGCCGTCTTTAGCTGCCACTTACTCTCTTGGCTGAATCAAGATGGCGCAAGAAATTGTCTACTCGGTCAATTAGAAAAACAAGTCTTTCGCAATGCCACCGTTGCCTTCAgtgtggaaaaaaaaaccagcgTCATACCTGAAATTTTCCAGCGCCTTGCAAAGTCCGATACAGCATTTCTGAGAGTACTCCTATCTTCTGCCGGTAATCCATCCACACAAAGCCCGTCCAGGTGAGCAGCGGCGCCATATAAGCAACATAATCCTATGAAGCACGGTCTGGTGCTGTTAAACCAGCCGTGTTTCTCTAGCCATTCGGATTCGGCGCGGCATGTTTCAATAATCATATTGCGTGCGCAGGTGAATGTTAATATGCTCTTCGGATTGTGCCTTGCTACCTTGTAGTAGTCATTTGTGCGATATAGCATAATTAAGGCACTTGCAATCATGGTTAAGCCCAATATTCCAGAAGGATGAGAAAGGGATTATGCATCGCTCACCTGAGAGTCATGGCAATAGTTTCGCAAATAGGAAACTTGCTTCCTTCAGACATACGAATGTAATCACCAATTTCATTGCACATTACTCTTTCCACCGCTTCATATTTGGTGAAATCATAACTTCTTATCGCCCTCAGCATATCTCCCATGCGAATAGAATGCTCGGCTCGAGCCAAGAAGTTCCGGATAGGATCTTGTGAGTAGAGATCGGCTTGTGTTACTCTTAAGATGGCAGAGTTTGGGGGAAGGTGAGCCTCCTCTACTAGATATGGCAGACAGTGATCGATGGTAGACAGAGCAATAGTGCTGTGTGTTTAGGTTAGAATGGTTTTATGCTGTTAAAA from Trichoderma atroviride chromosome 3, complete sequence encodes the following:
- a CDS encoding uncharacterized protein (EggNog:ENOG41); its protein translation is MEDFSKYQDVFGQLMFLKTYTQIVFGFPTPEPVSDEAITADLEAAAKTLTDAFPWLSGHVIREGAAPGKTGLAKIVPYAPGTRLTPVVAKDCRKLCPSLQTIVDAGAPMSMLDGEILSSREGIPVGYDESIEPAPVLLIQANFIEGGVLVTFAGQHNIVDMNGLAQLIRLFAKACRGESFTQLELEQGNRDRRNVIRLLAPDEPKTDIAPFRVQGDHPEPDVPSKWVYFHFPGSSLAELKSVASMPGSWVSTDDALSALVCQRITAARIQRLGSGQPGATATFCRAINSRRYVETRVPPEYMGHMVYCIDRKLPLDDAAGAMDLSVLAGKFRDDLKNLQPVAIHSFVTALSETEDKGSLVYGATLDASKYDVMFSSWAGQGLYQQSFGKLGNPLIAKRHRFKPMEGLIYFMPRTDAGDIDVAVCLREEDIDRLRVDEVLTKYGRYIG